In Planctomycetota bacterium, the following proteins share a genomic window:
- the nuoD gene encoding NADH dehydrogenase (quinone) subunit D, translated as MSDETPRRPALLIEEEEEGDLGTRRMIVNFGPQHPATHGTLRSIIELDGERVLRLEAEIGYLHSGFEKISEYRTYNQTVTVTDRMNYLSPLCNNVGFAVAVEELMGIQVTPRCAAIRVALCELSRIADHILSVGLQAMDLGAFSVMLWTFIERENLYNIFENVTGARLTTSYTRVGGLLRDVPPDFEEMCRTFMGKCSKVLDEIEDMLNTNRIFLDRTRGVGILSRDDCVSYGLTGPLLRAAGVPYDVRRARPYLGYEKYAFDVVTEQEGDVFARYRVRMREMRESLRILDQVLRAMPEGPVWVDDPRIVIPPKSALNTPSGGMEGLIYHFKNYMFGHGVCPPKGEVYSCTEAPNGELGFYLVSDGSQRPYRWRVRPPSFYNYQAFPAMCEGGLLSDVVAVLSSLNIIAGELDR; from the coding sequence GTGAGCGACGAAACGCCCCGCCGGCCGGCGCTCCTCATCGAGGAGGAGGAAGAAGGCGATCTCGGCACGCGCCGGATGATCGTCAACTTCGGACCCCAGCATCCGGCCACCCACGGCACGCTGCGGTCCATCATCGAGCTGGACGGCGAGCGCGTCCTGCGCCTGGAGGCCGAGATCGGCTATCTCCACTCCGGCTTCGAGAAGATCTCCGAGTATCGGACCTACAATCAGACCGTCACGGTCACGGACCGGATGAATTACCTGTCGCCCCTCTGCAACAACGTCGGCTTCGCCGTGGCGGTCGAGGAGCTCATGGGGATCCAGGTCACCCCGCGGTGCGCGGCGATCCGGGTGGCCCTCTGCGAGCTGTCGCGCATCGCCGACCACATCCTCTCGGTGGGCCTGCAGGCGATGGACCTGGGGGCCTTCTCGGTGATGCTCTGGACCTTCATCGAGCGGGAGAACCTCTACAACATCTTCGAGAACGTCACGGGCGCGCGCCTGACGACCTCGTACACGCGCGTGGGCGGACTGCTCCGCGACGTTCCCCCGGATTTCGAGGAGATGTGCCGCACGTTCATGGGCAAGTGCTCGAAGGTCCTCGACGAGATCGAGGACATGCTCAACACGAACCGGATTTTCCTTGATCGGACGCGCGGCGTCGGCATTCTTTCCCGGGACGATTGCGTGAGCTACGGGCTGACGGGTCCGCTCCTTCGCGCGGCCGGGGTTCCCTATGACGTGCGCCGCGCGCGGCCCTATCTCGGCTACGAAAAATACGCGTTCGACGTCGTGACGGAGCAGGAAGGGGACGTCTTCGCCCGCTACCGCGTCCGGATGCGGGAGATGCGCGAGTCGCTCAGGATTCTCGATCAGGTGCTGCGCGCCATGCCCGAAGGTCCCGTCTGGGTGGACGACCCCCGGATCGTGATCCCTCCGAAGAGCGCCCTGAATACGCCCTCGGGGGGGATGGAGGGGCTGATTTACCACTTTAAGAACTACATGTTCGGTCACGGCGTCTGCCCTCCGAAGGGGGAGGTCTATTCCTGCACGGAGGCGCCCAACGGGGAACTCGGATTTTATCTCGTCAGCGACGGAAGCCAGCGGCCGTACCGCTGGCGCGTGCGGCCGCCTTCGTTCTACAACTACCAGGCGTTTCCGGCCATGTGCGAGGGCGGGCTTTTGAGCGACGTGGTGGCCGTCCTGTCCAGTCTGAACATCATCGCGGGGGAACTCGACCGGTGA
- a CDS encoding NADH-quinone oxidoreductase subunit C, which produces MDDPIEKVKERFADQVLAVREHAGQRWVEVRRDRILDILRLLRDECGFDMLTDLTAVDYFNQGMPERFAVVYNLYSLQANVRTRLKAFVPEADPEIDSAASLWKAAPWAEREVYDLFGIRFRGHPDLKRILLPENYEGHPLRKDYPLTGRGERMNFPRYVP; this is translated from the coding sequence ATGGACGATCCGATCGAGAAGGTCAAGGAGCGGTTCGCCGACCAGGTGCTGGCGGTGCGCGAGCACGCAGGCCAGCGCTGGGTCGAGGTCCGCCGCGACCGCATTCTGGACATTCTGCGTCTGCTGCGCGACGAGTGCGGCTTCGACATGCTGACCGACCTGACGGCCGTCGATTACTTTAATCAGGGGATGCCCGAACGGTTCGCGGTGGTCTACAACCTTTACAGCCTGCAGGCCAACGTCCGCACGCGGCTGAAGGCCTTCGTTCCGGAAGCCGATCCCGAGATCGACAGCGCCGCGTCCCTCTGGAAGGCGGCCCCCTGGGCGGAGCGCGAGGTCTACGACCTTTTCGGGATCCGCTTCCGGGGACATCCGGACCTCAAGCGCATCCTCTTGCCGGAAAACTACGAAGGCCATCCCCTCCGGAAGGATTATCCTCTCACCGGCCGCGGCGAGCGCATGAACTTTCCGAGGTACGTCCCGTGA
- a CDS encoding NADH-quinone oxidoreductase subunit B family protein, translated as MGVETLLPPEGVLTTTVEKVVAWGRKNSLWPMPFGTACCAIELMGTLSSRYDLARFGAEVIRFSPRQADLMIVSGRISLKMMPVLLKIWQQMPEPKWCIAMGACASCGGIFDNYAMIQGIDRFIPVDVYIPGCPPRPESVIDAVLEIQKKIERRTQRPKPASPKP; from the coding sequence ATGGGAGTAGAGACCCTGCTTCCTCCGGAGGGCGTCCTGACGACGACCGTCGAGAAGGTGGTCGCCTGGGGCCGGAAGAACAGCCTCTGGCCCATGCCGTTCGGGACGGCCTGTTGCGCGATCGAGCTGATGGGGACGCTCTCGTCGCGCTACGACCTGGCGCGGTTCGGGGCGGAGGTGATCCGCTTCTCGCCGCGTCAGGCGGATCTCATGATCGTGTCCGGGCGCATCTCGCTCAAGATGATGCCCGTGCTCCTGAAGATCTGGCAACAGATGCCGGAGCCGAAGTGGTGCATCGCGATGGGCGCGTGCGCCTCCTGCGGAGGCATCTTCGACAACTACGCCATGATCCAGGGGATCGATCGCTTCATCCCGGTGGACGTCTACATTCCCGGATGTCCGCCGCGGCCGGAAAGCGTCATCGACGCGGTCCTGGAGATCCAGAAGAAGATCGAGCGCCGGACGCAGCGCCCGAAACCCGCGTCCCCGAAGCCCTGA
- a CDS encoding NADH-quinone oxidoreductase subunit A — translation MDQWTIVAVYAALVVGLGVVLVNLSRLLGPRREQPEKLDPYECGVPILSDARRRFSVHFYLVAILFILFDIETVFMIPYAVLYKQLGPAGLVEMGVFVAVLAYGLAYLWKRGALEWE, via the coding sequence ATGGACCAGTGGACGATTGTGGCAGTCTATGCGGCCCTGGTCGTCGGACTTGGGGTCGTCCTGGTGAACCTTTCCCGCCTGCTGGGTCCGCGCCGCGAGCAGCCTGAGAAACTCGATCCGTACGAGTGCGGCGTCCCGATTCTGTCGGACGCCCGCCGGCGTTTCAGCGTGCACTTTTACCTCGTGGCGATCCTCTTCATTCTCTTCGACATCGAGACGGTCTTCATGATTCCCTACGCGGTGCTGTACAAGCAGCTGGGTCCCGCCGGACTGGTGGAGATGGGCGTCTTCGTGGCGGTCCTGGCGTACGGCCTGGCGTACCTGTGGAAGCGGGGGGCGCTCGAATGGGAGTAG
- the amrS gene encoding AmmeMemoRadiSam system radical SAM enzyme, with protein sequence MKESLLYDKLPGRKVRCNVCAVRCVIPEGDRGACRTRLNENGTLYTLLYGLTSSVCVDPIEKKPLYHFYPGTRILSMGTRGCNFRCPGCQNWEISHDAPDRFGENLERMDPRESARLARRLGCQGIGWTYNDPTIWLEHTLEAMQEAQALGLYTAYMTNGYATEEHLELIGPYLTAWRVDLKGFSRESYKQVTGLARWEPVLEMTRLAFHRYRMHVECVTNVTPTINDSEEIAHGIAAWIRENLGPFVPWHVTRFFPYLDLSHLPPTPIRTLERFCEIGRQEGLKYVYIGNVPGHPWEDTYCHGCGKAVIRRRGFAVAQADLRDGACASCGTVIPGRFQTRIDATTGERIPVLYT encoded by the coding sequence GTGAAGGAAAGCCTCCTCTACGACAAGCTCCCCGGCCGGAAGGTCCGCTGCAACGTCTGCGCCGTCCGATGCGTCATCCCGGAAGGCGACCGCGGCGCCTGCCGGACGCGTCTGAACGAGAACGGGACGCTCTATACCCTGCTCTACGGACTGACGAGCTCCGTGTGCGTCGACCCCATCGAGAAGAAACCTCTTTATCACTTCTATCCGGGCACCCGGATCCTCTCCATGGGCACCCGCGGCTGCAACTTCCGCTGCCCGGGATGCCAGAACTGGGAAATCTCCCACGACGCTCCCGACCGCTTCGGCGAAAACCTGGAACGGATGGATCCCCGCGAGAGCGCCCGCCTCGCCCGGCGCCTGGGATGCCAGGGCATCGGATGGACGTACAACGACCCGACGATCTGGCTCGAGCACACGCTGGAGGCCATGCAGGAGGCGCAGGCCCTGGGACTCTACACCGCCTACATGACCAACGGATACGCCACCGAGGAGCACCTGGAGCTCATCGGACCGTATCTGACCGCCTGGCGCGTGGACCTCAAGGGCTTTTCCCGGGAATCGTACAAGCAGGTCACCGGCCTGGCCCGCTGGGAACCCGTCCTCGAGATGACGCGACTGGCTTTCCATCGCTACCGAATGCACGTGGAATGCGTGACGAACGTCACCCCGACGATTAACGACTCCGAAGAGATCGCGCACGGGATCGCCGCCTGGATCCGAGAGAATCTCGGCCCGTTCGTGCCCTGGCATGTCACGCGATTTTTTCCCTACCTCGACCTCTCGCACCTGCCCCCGACGCCGATCCGGACCCTCGAACGGTTCTGCGAAATCGGCCGCCAGGAAGGGCTCAAGTACGTCTACATCGGCAACGTCCCCGGCCATCCCTGGGAGGATACGTACTGCCACGGGTGCGGGAAAGCGGTCATCCGGCGGCGGGGCTTCGCGGTCGCTCAAGCGGACCTCCGGGACGGCGCCTGTGCATCCTGCGGAACCGTCATCCCCGGGCGCTTCCAGACCCGGATCGACGCCACGACCGGCGAGCGAATCCCCGTCCTATATACATGA
- the hemG gene encoding protoporphyrinogen oxidase, whose translation MKRVVVVGGGIAGLACAYELSRGGARVTLVERDRRLGGVVRTERVGEFLVEGGPDSFLATKPWARELCEELGLADRLIPSRARRVYVLSGGSLHPLPEGLFLTVPSKMGPFLRSGLISWRGKLRMAMDLVLPRGPDVEDESLASFVRRRLGREALEKLAEPLMAGIYVASAEELSLRATFPRFADMEREHRSLIRALRRAPPSGNVSPFLSLRGGIGELVDRLVARLEGVTILTGKEVLGLEPSWRVRLADGAIEADAVVLAVPAYEAARLWPGVPEVKYVSTTVVSLGYAAGDVPEGSGFVVPRSEGRRILACTWSSRKFEGRAPEGRLLVRCFVKGEGEGAEEVAREEMREILGLREEPLFARSWVWPRRNPVYAVGHERRMREFEERLPCGLHVAGSGFHGIGIPDCVRDGRATARRVLAEDPVRTSPAGSSSFPPRPPEAR comes from the coding sequence GTGAAGCGCGTGGTCGTCGTCGGCGGGGGGATCGCGGGCCTCGCGTGCGCGTACGAGCTGTCCCGCGGAGGGGCCCGCGTGACGCTCGTGGAGCGCGACCGCCGGCTCGGCGGCGTCGTCCGCACCGAGCGCGTGGGGGAATTCCTGGTCGAAGGGGGGCCCGACTCCTTTCTGGCGACCAAACCGTGGGCGCGGGAGCTCTGCGAGGAGCTGGGGCTGGCGGATCGCCTGATCCCTTCGCGCGCGCGGCGGGTCTATGTCCTTTCGGGCGGGTCGCTCCATCCGTTGCCCGAGGGCCTCTTCCTCACGGTGCCCTCCAAGATGGGGCCTTTCCTCAGAAGCGGCCTGATCTCCTGGCGCGGCAAGCTTCGGATGGCGATGGATCTCGTGCTCCCGAGGGGTCCGGACGTGGAGGACGAATCGCTCGCCTCGTTCGTCCGCCGCCGGTTGGGGCGGGAAGCGCTCGAAAAGCTGGCGGAGCCGCTGATGGCGGGGATCTACGTCGCCTCCGCGGAGGAACTCTCGCTTCGGGCGACCTTCCCGCGGTTCGCCGACATGGAGCGGGAACATCGAAGCCTCATCCGGGCGCTCCGGCGGGCGCCTCCCTCGGGAAACGTGAGCCCTTTTCTTTCCCTGCGCGGCGGGATCGGGGAACTTGTGGACCGCCTCGTGGCGCGCCTGGAGGGGGTGACGATTCTGACGGGAAAGGAGGTGCTCGGCCTGGAGCCTTCCTGGCGCGTGCGGCTGGCCGACGGGGCGATCGAGGCGGACGCGGTGGTCCTGGCCGTCCCGGCCTACGAGGCGGCGCGGCTCTGGCCGGGCGTTCCGGAGGTGAAGTACGTCTCGACGACGGTGGTTTCGCTTGGATACGCGGCGGGGGACGTGCCCGAGGGATCGGGATTCGTCGTGCCGCGGAGCGAAGGGCGGCGGATTCTCGCCTGCACGTGGTCGTCGCGCAAGTTCGAGGGCCGGGCGCCCGAGGGGCGCCTTCTCGTGCGGTGTTTCGTGAAGGGGGAAGGGGAGGGGGCGGAGGAGGTCGCCCGCGAGGAGATGCGGGAGATTCTGGGGCTCCGGGAGGAGCCGCTCTTCGCGCGATCGTGGGTCTGGCCGCGCCGGAATCCGGTCTACGCGGTAGGCCACGAGCGGCGGATGCGGGAATTCGAAGAGCGGCTTCCGTGCGGGCTTCACGTGGCCGGCAGCGGCTTCCACGGAATCGGGATCCCGGATTGCGTCCGCGACGGCCGGGCGACGGCCCGGAGGGTGCTGGCCGAAGACCCGGTCAGGACGTCGCCGGCGGGATCTTCTTCGTTTCCGCCTCGTCCTCCGGAGGCTCGTTGA
- the hemH gene encoding ferrochelatase, translating into MRTGVLLMAHGSPDRLEDMEEFLRGILTRRPPTPALVAEFQDRYRQIGGRSPLLEVTRRQAQALQEKLGIPVYVGMRHWRPTIREAVEQARREGVERLVGLALAPQYARVSVGAYHEELRRTGMPCALVSHWHLEPPLLEYWREATRGREFVLFTAHSIPAEGAEPYPTQLAEMVRAIASGPHALAYQSRSPSPVPWLGPEIPEVLGSLRGRVSVAPIGFVSDHVEILYDLDILHRKQAEARGLVWERLPMPNAHPLLVEAMAGAVRKHLA; encoded by the coding sequence ATGAGGACGGGCGTTCTCCTCATGGCGCACGGGTCGCCGGACCGCCTCGAAGACATGGAGGAATTCCTGCGGGGGATTCTGACGCGCCGGCCGCCGACACCCGCTCTGGTGGCGGAATTCCAGGACCGTTACCGGCAGATCGGCGGGCGGTCGCCCCTCCTGGAGGTCACCCGGCGGCAGGCCCAGGCGCTTCAGGAGAAACTCGGGATTCCCGTGTATGTGGGGATGCGCCACTGGCGGCCGACCATCCGCGAGGCGGTGGAGCAGGCGCGGCGCGAGGGAGTGGAACGGCTTGTCGGGCTGGCTCTGGCGCCGCAGTACGCGCGGGTGAGCGTGGGGGCGTATCACGAAGAGCTCCGCCGCACGGGGATGCCCTGCGCGCTGGTGTCCCACTGGCATCTGGAGCCGCCGCTTCTCGAATACTGGAGGGAGGCGACACGCGGGCGGGAGTTCGTGCTGTTCACGGCGCACTCGATTCCCGCGGAGGGGGCGGAGCCGTATCCCACCCAGCTGGCGGAAATGGTCCGGGCGATCGCCTCGGGGCCTCACGCTCTGGCCTACCAGTCGCGCAGTCCGTCGCCGGTTCCCTGGCTCGGCCCCGAGATTCCGGAAGTCCTGGGGTCGTTGCGCGGCCGGGTGAGCGTGGCGCCCATCGGTTTCGTCTCCGACCATGTGGAGATTCTGTACGATCTCGACATTCTTCATCGGAAGCAGGCGGAGGCGCGGGGGCTCGTCTGGGAGCGGCTGCCGATGCCGAACGCCCATCCGCTCCTCGTCGAGGCGATGGCGGGGGCGGTGAGGAAGCATCTCGCGTGA
- the hemE gene encoding uroporphyrinogen decarboxylase: MRLLRALRREPVDCTPVWFMRQAGRYMAAYREVRRRHTILEICRTPELAAEVTLQPLRRFPDLDAAIIFSDILLLLEPMGIGVEFVRSEGPAIRNPVATERDVEALRPVEPDRDLRPVLEAIRMVKREIRVPLLGFAGAPFTLASYLVEGGPSEDYARTRALMATPAWPRLMDKLADAVSAHLKAQAAAGADAVQLFDSWVGVLSPEEYRRHVLPYSRRILASLPVPSIHFGTRTWEFLELMREAGGDAIGVDWRRPIDEAWARLGNGVAVQGNLDPQAMLGSREELLQRTDDVLRRAAGRPGHVFNLGHGILPETPEENVAAVIEHVHARTRR; encoded by the coding sequence GTGAGGCTTCTGCGGGCGCTTCGCCGCGAGCCCGTGGACTGCACTCCGGTGTGGTTCATGCGCCAGGCGGGCCGGTACATGGCCGCCTACCGGGAGGTCCGCCGGCGGCACACGATTCTGGAGATCTGCCGGACTCCGGAGCTGGCCGCCGAGGTCACCCTTCAGCCGCTCCGGCGGTTCCCCGATCTCGACGCGGCGATCATCTTCAGCGACATCCTGCTTCTTCTGGAACCCATGGGGATCGGCGTGGAGTTCGTTCGCTCCGAAGGGCCCGCGATCCGGAATCCGGTCGCCACCGAGCGGGACGTCGAAGCGCTGCGCCCCGTGGAGCCGGACCGGGATCTTCGCCCCGTGCTCGAGGCGATCCGGATGGTCAAGCGCGAGATCCGGGTTCCGCTTCTCGGATTCGCGGGGGCGCCGTTCACGCTGGCGAGTTATCTCGTCGAAGGCGGACCGTCCGAGGACTACGCCCGCACGCGGGCGCTCATGGCGACCCCGGCCTGGCCGCGCCTGATGGACAAGCTGGCGGACGCGGTTTCGGCGCATCTGAAGGCCCAGGCGGCCGCGGGCGCCGACGCCGTGCAGCTTTTCGACAGCTGGGTCGGGGTCCTTTCCCCAGAGGAGTACCGGCGCCACGTCCTTCCGTATTCGCGGCGGATCCTTGCCTCCTTGCCGGTGCCGTCGATTCATTTCGGGACGCGGACGTGGGAGTTTCTCGAGCTCATGCGCGAGGCGGGCGGCGACGCGATCGGGGTGGACTGGAGGCGGCCGATCGACGAGGCGTGGGCGCGTCTGGGAAACGGCGTGGCGGTGCAGGGGAATCTGGATCCTCAGGCGATGCTGGGATCCCGCGAGGAGCTCCTTCAGCGCACCGACGATGTCCTCCGGCGGGCCGCGGGCCGCCCGGGACACGTCTTCAACCTGGGACACGGGATTCTTCCCGAAACGCCCGAGGAAAACGTCGCCGCCGTGATCGAGCACGTGCACGCGAGGACACGTCGATGA
- a CDS encoding alkaline phosphatase family protein, with the protein MPSLCILNVVGLTPRLLASAPRIAALGRARPWKSPLPAVTLTSQATMLTGLAPSGHGIVGNGWLYRDTLEVRFWQQSFSLLQGEPFYAGFRTAKIFWWFNQGAPVAWSVTPKPHYGCDGSKVFGIIDRTECNLEARLGPFPFPAFWGPAAGLASSRWIARAAALVLEERRPEITLVYLPHLDYDYQRHGPGDPARVAEADACAGIVIDAARRIGAQVVVVSEYGLVPVSKPVYINRALRREGWLAVRDGPFGEMLDTFGSEAFAVADHQLAHVYLRGAPVEEVRRVLEGLEGVDRVAEPRELELDHPRSGELVALAEPDAWFAYPYWLDDARAPDFAPTVDIHRKPGYDPCELFMTSKARALFRLAQKKLGFRYRMDIVPLDASRVRGSHGLRPAPEDGPLVLGPGEPPDDMRGFKEYVRRLLR; encoded by the coding sequence ATGCCTTCCCTGTGCATCCTGAACGTCGTGGGTCTGACGCCCCGTCTTCTGGCCTCCGCGCCGCGGATCGCCGCGCTGGGACGGGCGCGTCCGTGGAAGAGCCCGCTTCCGGCCGTGACGCTGACGTCCCAGGCCACGATGCTGACGGGACTCGCCCCTTCGGGGCACGGCATCGTGGGCAACGGATGGCTGTACCGCGACACCCTGGAGGTGCGGTTCTGGCAGCAGTCCTTTTCGCTCCTCCAGGGGGAACCGTTTTATGCCGGTTTCCGCACGGCGAAGATCTTCTGGTGGTTCAACCAGGGGGCCCCCGTGGCGTGGAGCGTCACCCCCAAGCCGCACTACGGCTGCGACGGATCCAAGGTCTTCGGGATCATCGACCGCACGGAGTGCAATCTCGAGGCGCGGCTCGGACCGTTCCCCTTTCCGGCTTTCTGGGGGCCGGCGGCGGGACTGGCCTCCAGCCGGTGGATCGCGCGCGCGGCGGCGCTTGTGCTCGAGGAGCGCCGGCCGGAAATCACCCTCGTCTATCTTCCGCATCTCGATTACGATTACCAGCGCCACGGCCCCGGAGATCCCGCCCGGGTCGCGGAGGCGGATGCCTGCGCCGGGATCGTGATCGACGCGGCGCGCCGGATCGGGGCGCAGGTGGTCGTGGTCTCCGAATACGGCCTCGTGCCCGTTTCGAAGCCGGTCTACATCAACCGGGCGCTGCGGCGCGAGGGGTGGCTGGCGGTGCGCGACGGCCCCTTCGGGGAAATGCTCGACACGTTCGGATCGGAGGCGTTCGCGGTCGCCGACCATCAGCTGGCGCACGTCTATCTCCGCGGCGCGCCGGTGGAGGAGGTTCGCCGCGTTCTCGAGGGGCTCGAAGGCGTGGACCGCGTGGCGGAACCCCGGGAGCTGGAGCTGGATCATCCGCGGTCGGGGGAGCTGGTGGCGCTGGCCGAACCCGACGCCTGGTTCGCCTACCCCTACTGGCTGGACGACGCGCGCGCTCCGGATTTCGCCCCCACGGTGGACATCCATCGGAAGCCCGGCTACGATCCGTGCGAGCTTTTCATGACCTCGAAGGCGCGCGCGCTCTTCCGCCTGGCCCAGAAGAAGCTGGGATTCCGTTACCGGATGGATATTGTTCCCCTGGACGCGTCGCGCGTGCGCGGAAGCCACGGGCTGCGGCCGGCGCCGGAAGACGGGCCGCTGGTTCTGGGTCCGGGCGAGCCGCCGGACGACATGCGCGGGTTCAAGGAATACGTGCGGAGGCTCCTGCGGTGA
- a CDS encoding YHS domain-containing protein: MKLLAATLLAAALSACAASDPDPRPVAIDPVCLCNGDLGCIRVRVDERTPRAEYAGRTYYFCAESCREAFLKDPARYTRPEPGR; encoded by the coding sequence ATGAAACTCCTGGCCGCGACGCTCCTGGCGGCGGCTCTTTCCGCCTGCGCGGCTTCCGATCCCGATCCGCGCCCCGTGGCGATCGACCCGGTGTGCCTGTGCAACGGAGACCTGGGCTGCATCCGCGTCCGCGTGGACGAGCGCACGCCGCGGGCGGAATACGCGGGCCGGACGTATTATTTCTGCGCCGAGTCATGCCGCGAAGCCTTCCTCAAGGATCCGGCCCGTTACACGCGCCCGGAGCCGGGACGCTGA
- a CDS encoding RNA methyltransferase translates to MPRSLPQGSGPLHAPGAGTLRALPAGPDDLDLFDSLRERRCPPGRFIGDGWRVVSKMIERGAAERILCTPEWLERLAPLPGVEIRTAPKETLDRLVGFRLHQGIMALGRIPPAPPRVEGTLLVALDGLSNAENVGAILRTCAAFGADGVLVGPTTASPWLRRAVRVSMAAPLQVPVHFVPDLPEALRPLNAWAADLRGERRSYTDVDYTAPVCLVLGGEDKGVTPPVRAACRGAIGIPMAPGWDCLNVAACAAVLLAEARRQRAARVT, encoded by the coding sequence ATGCCGCGAAGCCTTCCTCAAGGATCCGGCCCGTTACACGCGCCCGGAGCCGGGACGCTGAGGGCCCTTCCGGCCGGACCGGACGATCTGGACCTCTTCGACTCGCTCCGCGAGCGCCGCTGTCCCCCCGGCCGCTTCATCGGCGACGGCTGGCGGGTGGTCTCCAAGATGATCGAGCGCGGGGCCGCGGAACGCATCCTTTGTACGCCGGAGTGGCTCGAACGCCTGGCGCCGCTCCCCGGCGTCGAAATCCGGACGGCTCCGAAGGAAACGCTCGATCGGCTCGTCGGTTTCCGGCTGCATCAGGGAATCATGGCTCTCGGGCGGATTCCGCCAGCTCCGCCGCGCGTGGAGGGAACGCTTCTGGTGGCCCTCGACGGACTTTCGAACGCGGAAAACGTGGGGGCGATTCTGCGAACCTGCGCGGCCTTCGGGGCGGACGGCGTTCTCGTGGGTCCCACCACGGCCTCCCCGTGGCTTCGCCGCGCCGTGCGGGTGTCGATGGCCGCGCCGCTGCAAGTGCCGGTTCACTTCGTGCCGGATCTTCCGGAGGCGCTGCGTCCTCTGAACGCCTGGGCGGCCGACCTGCGCGGCGAGCGCCGGTCCTATACGGACGTCGATTACACCGCTCCGGTGTGTCTGGTCCTCGGCGGCGAGGACAAGGGAGTGACGCCGCCGGTCCGGGCGGCCTGCCGCGGAGCGATCGGGATTCCGATGGCGCCGGGATGGGACTGTCTGAACGTGGCGGCCTGCGCGGCGGTTCTGCTGGCGGAAGCGCGCCGCCAGCGGGCGGCGCGCGTTACTTGA